Proteins encoded by one window of Synechococcus sp. WH 7805:
- a CDS encoding nucleoside triphosphate pyrophosphohydrolase family protein: MHLSDYQRESRATARYPDLGNNLIYPTLGLAGEAGEVADKVKKLIRDRDGLVDQNFKQDLALELGDVLWYIAQLCTELGMTLEDVAEKNIEKLNSRSRRGTLHGDGDHR; the protein is encoded by the coding sequence GTGCATCTCAGTGACTATCAGCGGGAATCAAGGGCTACTGCCCGATATCCCGATCTTGGAAACAATCTGATTTATCCAACGCTGGGGCTCGCAGGGGAGGCCGGAGAGGTGGCTGACAAAGTCAAGAAACTGATCCGGGACCGTGACGGCCTTGTCGACCAGAACTTCAAGCAAGACCTCGCTCTAGAGCTGGGAGATGTGCTCTGGTACATCGCGCAGCTCTGTACGGAACTGGGGATGACCCTCGAAGACGTGGCGGAAAAGAACATCGAGAAACTAAACAGCCGTTCTCGACGGGGAACCTTGCACGGCGATGGAGACCATCGCTGA
- the scpB gene encoding SMC-Scp complex subunit ScpB, translated as MSDAKLPLVSGFEHPTEQALSLPARLEAILYLKGRPLTLQEVADLSGVSVSEAEQGLLVLIAGYAQRDTALEINHANGRYGLQLRPGLGDLVRDLLPVDLSTAALRTLATIALKKRILQSDLVDLRGSGAYDHIKELVSQNFIERKRQSDGRSFWITLTEKFHRTFSVLPEIGGTEPPQAA; from the coding sequence TTGAGTGACGCCAAGTTGCCTCTGGTCTCGGGTTTTGAGCATCCGACCGAACAGGCTCTCTCTTTACCGGCTCGTTTGGAGGCCATCCTTTATTTAAAGGGGCGTCCACTCACTCTCCAAGAAGTGGCAGACCTCTCCGGTGTATCTGTTTCTGAAGCGGAGCAGGGGTTGCTCGTTTTGATTGCTGGTTACGCGCAAAGGGATACAGCGTTGGAGATCAACCACGCCAACGGCCGCTACGGCCTTCAACTCAGACCAGGTTTGGGCGATCTGGTAAGAGACCTTCTTCCCGTTGACCTTTCAACAGCTGCTCTGAGAACACTGGCCACGATCGCCTTGAAAAAGCGCATCCTGCAGTCGGACCTGGTGGATCTGCGCGGATCCGGTGCCTATGACCACATCAAGGAACTGGTTAGTCAGAATTTCATCGAGCGCAAGCGCCAGAGTGATGGTCGGTCGTTTTGGATCACGCTGACTGAGAAGTTTCATCGAACCTTTTCCGTGCTTCCTGAAATCGGCGGCACTGAACCGCCTCAAGCTGCATAG
- the ilvA gene encoding threonine ammonia-lyase, biosynthetic yields the protein MDDYLQRILRARVYDVARETPLDAASNLSRRLSNTIRLKREDLQPVFSFKLRGAYNRMAQLSEEELSRGVIASSAGNHAQGVALSASHLHCRAVIVMPVTTPSVKVEAVKQLGGEVVLHGETYDEAYAEACRRSENEHLCFIHPFDDPDVIAGQGTVGMEILRQSPRPPDAIYIAIGGGGLISGIAAYVKALWPDVQIIGVEPHDAAAMTLSLEAGERIRLPQVGLFADGVAVREVGEHTFRLVQRYVDAIVTVSTDEICAAIKDVFEDTRSILEPAGALAVAGLKADVARRGLKDQELVAVACGANMNFDRLRFVAERAELGEEREAMLAVEIPEQPGSLKNLCELLQKRSLTEFSYRMGAGERAHIFMGVQVADLQDRSDLLNSLRSHGYDCLDLSDDELAKVHLRHMVGGRLPVRTDATSSQPKELLYRFEFPERPGALMRFVSALRADWSISIFHYRNHGADVGRIVVGVLVKPDELQDWQAVLRELGYASWEETSNPAYRIFLGA from the coding sequence ATGGACGACTATCTCCAAAGGATTCTTCGTGCGCGGGTCTACGACGTTGCCCGTGAAACCCCCCTCGACGCTGCCAGCAATCTCAGTCGCCGGCTCTCCAACACCATCCGTCTTAAGCGGGAGGATCTTCAGCCGGTTTTTTCGTTCAAACTTCGCGGGGCTTACAACCGGATGGCCCAGCTGTCCGAAGAGGAGCTGAGTCGTGGGGTCATCGCCTCCAGTGCTGGAAACCACGCTCAGGGTGTCGCTCTCAGTGCTTCCCATCTCCACTGTCGGGCGGTGATTGTGATGCCGGTCACCACTCCAAGTGTGAAGGTCGAGGCCGTGAAGCAGCTGGGGGGCGAAGTGGTTCTCCATGGCGAGACCTATGACGAGGCCTATGCCGAGGCATGCCGGCGCAGCGAAAATGAGCATCTCTGCTTCATCCATCCTTTCGATGACCCTGATGTCATCGCCGGCCAAGGAACAGTTGGGATGGAAATCCTTCGCCAAAGCCCCCGCCCTCCCGATGCCATCTACATCGCCATCGGTGGGGGAGGTTTGATCAGTGGAATAGCGGCCTATGTCAAGGCCCTCTGGCCCGATGTTCAGATCATTGGTGTTGAACCACATGACGCTGCTGCAATGACCCTTTCACTGGAGGCCGGTGAACGCATTCGACTTCCACAGGTCGGATTGTTCGCAGATGGTGTGGCCGTACGCGAGGTCGGTGAACACACCTTCCGCCTGGTCCAGCGTTATGTGGATGCGATCGTTACGGTCAGTACCGACGAGATCTGTGCTGCGATCAAGGATGTCTTTGAAGACACCCGATCCATTCTCGAGCCGGCGGGGGCTCTTGCGGTTGCAGGCTTAAAAGCGGATGTCGCCCGTCGCGGACTGAAAGATCAAGAGCTGGTGGCCGTCGCCTGCGGCGCCAACATGAATTTCGATCGGCTGCGCTTTGTGGCGGAGCGAGCTGAATTGGGTGAGGAGCGTGAGGCCATGCTGGCCGTGGAGATCCCGGAACAGCCGGGAAGCCTGAAGAATCTTTGTGAGCTTCTCCAGAAGCGAAGCTTGACGGAGTTCAGCTACCGCATGGGTGCTGGAGAACGTGCGCATATTTTCATGGGTGTGCAGGTTGCCGATCTGCAGGATCGTTCGGATCTTCTGAACTCCCTACGCAGTCACGGATACGACTGTCTTGATCTCAGTGACGATGAACTTGCGAAGGTTCACCTCCGACACATGGTGGGTGGGCGTCTGCCAGTCCGGACTGATGCGACGTCTTCACAACCCAAGGAGCTCCTCTATCGCTTCGAGTTCCCAGAGCGACCCGGAGCGCTCATGCGCTTTGTGAGTGCCTTGCGTGCGGACTGGTCCATCAGCATTTTCCACTACCGGAACCATGGAGCAGATGTCGGTCGCATTGTGGTGGGCGTACTGGTGAAGCCCGATGAACTTCAAGACTGGCAAGCAGTGTTGAGAGAGCTCGGCTACGCCAGCTGGGAAGAAACATCCAATCCCGCCTACCGCATCTTTCTGGGTGCCTGA
- a CDS encoding DUF2499 domain-containing protein, which produces MHELSLGTWWIHWASVVEWLAAIVLIQRRFPGPRFAGASLFGLAMIPALISAMAACTWHLYDNSESLRWLVTLQAFTTLIGNCCLALAAANSHAESRPASPVLEEQ; this is translated from the coding sequence ATGCACGAACTGTCCCTTGGAACCTGGTGGATTCACTGGGCATCTGTTGTTGAGTGGCTTGCTGCCATCGTTCTGATCCAACGCCGTTTCCCTGGACCCAGGTTTGCCGGTGCAAGCCTGTTCGGCCTAGCCATGATTCCAGCACTGATCAGTGCGATGGCGGCATGCACCTGGCACCTCTACGACAATTCTGAATCATTGCGGTGGTTGGTCACGCTTCAGGCATTCACCACCCTGATCGGCAATTGTTGTCTCGCCTTGGCAGCAGCGAACAGTCATGCAGAATCGCGTCCCGCATCTCCAGTGTTGGAGGAGCAGTGA
- a CDS encoding DUF3593 domain-containing protein, with protein MGNFDPAPIFALSLFPYLFFLNKLGSNGWFNRLVRVGFQLTLLFVGVTIVAAIVAQVRFQAELVAIDPLHGGAEAFLTFSNALIVAGLLRVDLPKR; from the coding sequence ATGGGCAACTTTGATCCGGCACCCATTTTTGCGCTTTCACTTTTTCCGTATCTCTTCTTCCTGAACAAACTTGGAAGCAACGGCTGGTTCAACCGGCTTGTGCGCGTTGGCTTTCAACTCACACTTCTATTCGTTGGCGTCACCATCGTTGCTGCGATTGTGGCTCAGGTTCGCTTTCAAGCCGAACTCGTTGCCATCGATCCCCTTCATGGCGGTGCTGAAGCCTTCCTCACTTTCAGCAACGCTCTGATCGTGGCTGGTCTTCTCAGAGTTGATCTGCCAAAGCGATGA
- the psaK gene encoding photosystem I reaction center subunit PsaK, with the protein MFLSLLAITPASVTWTPKVALVMIICNVIAIAIGKATIKYPNEGAKMPSASFFGGMSHGAMLGCTSFGHLLGMGAILGLSTRGVF; encoded by the coding sequence ATGTTCCTGTCCCTCCTGGCCATCACCCCTGCATCCGTGACCTGGACACCCAAGGTTGCTCTGGTGATGATCATCTGCAATGTGATTGCGATCGCTATCGGCAAGGCCACGATCAAGTATCCCAACGAAGGCGCGAAAATGCCCAGTGCATCCTTCTTCGGTGGGATGAGCCATGGTGCCATGCTGGGCTGCACCAGCTTCGGCCATCTGCTCGGAATGGGTGCCATCCTCGGCCTTTCAACCCGCGGCGTTTTCTGA
- the pyk gene encoding pyruvate kinase, which yields MAVIDLNRRTKIVATIGPATESAERIRELIQAGATTFRLNFSHGDHSEHATRMATIRQVAHELGVHIGILQDLQGPKIRLGRFEEGPITLGKGDHFSLTSKKVRCNQTVATVTYDKLADEVTAGSRILLDDGRVEMRVDRVDLADQTLHCVVTVGGVLSNNKGVNFPDVQLSVRALTPKDRQDLAFGLQQGVDWVALSFVRNPSDMQEIRELIRKHGFTTPVVAKIEKFEAIDQIDAILPLCDGVMVARGDLGVEMPAEEVPLLQKDLIHKANSLGIPIITATQMLDSMASSPRPTRAEVSDVANAILDGTDAVMLSNETAVGDFPVEAVETMATIARRIERDYPQRPIDTHLPSTIPNAISGAVSSIARQLNAAAILPLTKSGATAHNVSKFRPSTPILAITSEVAVARKLQLVWGVTPLLIETQKSTTATFTLAMGVAQEMGVLKDGDLCVQTAGTLAGVSGSTDLIKVGIVSAVLGRGTGIGNGSISGKVRIARTASDCARLEPGEILVASDTNADYLDAFREAAAIITECGGEESHAAVIARRLGLSVITGVANATRDLREGEVVTLHIKEGAVHRGTGSNMLMKLDTML from the coding sequence ATGGCCGTGATCGATCTGAACCGTAGAACCAAGATCGTTGCCACGATCGGCCCAGCAACCGAAAGCGCCGAGCGGATCCGTGAGCTGATTCAGGCTGGTGCCACAACCTTCCGTTTGAATTTTTCCCACGGAGATCACAGCGAACATGCCACCCGGATGGCCACGATCCGTCAGGTGGCCCATGAGCTTGGTGTTCATATCGGCATCCTCCAGGATCTTCAGGGTCCGAAAATCAGGCTCGGGCGTTTCGAGGAAGGACCGATCACCCTTGGAAAGGGTGATCATTTCTCACTCACTTCCAAGAAGGTGCGCTGCAACCAAACGGTTGCCACCGTGACTTACGACAAGCTTGCTGATGAGGTCACCGCAGGCAGCCGCATCCTTCTTGATGACGGACGCGTCGAGATGCGTGTGGACAGGGTGGATCTCGCTGATCAGACCCTCCATTGCGTCGTCACCGTTGGTGGCGTGCTCTCGAATAACAAAGGAGTGAATTTTCCAGACGTGCAGCTCTCAGTGCGTGCACTGACCCCCAAAGATCGTCAGGATCTCGCATTCGGTCTTCAGCAGGGTGTCGACTGGGTAGCCCTGAGTTTCGTGCGCAATCCTTCGGATATGCAGGAGATTCGAGAACTGATTCGTAAACATGGCTTCACCACTCCGGTGGTGGCAAAGATCGAGAAATTCGAAGCGATCGACCAGATAGATGCGATCTTGCCGCTGTGCGATGGGGTCATGGTGGCTCGCGGAGATCTCGGGGTTGAGATGCCTGCTGAAGAAGTTCCTCTGCTCCAGAAGGATCTGATTCACAAGGCGAACAGCCTGGGAATCCCAATCATCACGGCAACCCAGATGCTCGACTCGATGGCATCAAGCCCAAGACCCACCCGAGCCGAGGTGAGTGATGTGGCCAACGCGATCCTGGATGGAACCGACGCGGTGATGCTCTCGAATGAAACCGCCGTCGGGGACTTTCCCGTTGAAGCCGTTGAAACGATGGCGACGATTGCACGTCGGATCGAACGGGACTACCCGCAGCGACCCATTGATACTCACTTGCCCAGCACGATCCCCAACGCAATCAGCGGAGCCGTGAGCAGCATTGCGCGACAACTGAATGCCGCAGCGATTCTCCCTCTCACCAAAAGTGGCGCCACAGCTCACAACGTGAGCAAATTTCGGCCATCCACTCCGATTCTCGCCATCACATCGGAAGTGGCCGTCGCCCGCAAACTGCAACTGGTCTGGGGTGTCACCCCCTTGCTGATCGAAACGCAGAAGAGCACGACAGCAACATTCACCTTGGCGATGGGTGTCGCCCAGGAGATGGGGGTGCTCAAAGACGGTGATCTCTGCGTTCAGACGGCCGGAACCCTCGCTGGTGTGAGCGGTTCCACGGATCTGATCAAGGTCGGGATCGTGAGTGCCGTGCTCGGACGAGGAACCGGGATTGGAAATGGTTCGATCAGTGGCAAGGTCCGCATTGCACGCACCGCCAGCGACTGCGCACGGCTAGAGCCTGGAGAAATCCTTGTCGCCAGTGACACCAATGCTGATTACCTCGATGCGTTCCGTGAGGCCGCTGCGATCATCACTGAATGTGGAGGTGAAGAGTCGCATGCTGCAGTGATTGCCCGTCGGCTCGGCCTCTCCGTGATCACTGGCGTCGCCAATGCAACCAGGGATCTGCGTGAAGGTGAGGTAGTGACTCTCCATATCAAGGAAGGTGCTGTGCATCGCGGCACTGGCAGCAACATGCTGATGAAACTCGACACCATGCTTTAA
- a CDS encoding ABC transporter permease, which produces MASNLPIAETVGMALTTLRANRLRSLLTMLGIVIGNASVITLVGVGRGAQNLAESQLSTLGANVLFVVPGNNDTRRQGVAFPKTLVLEDAEAIAEQVPSVKRVAPQINANEVVQAGARSNTAAIFGVTPEFLPVRSFEVSRGRFITDQDVQAARSVVVIGPDLRNKLFPNGGSIGQTLRIRDQSFTVIGVMAPKGAVFGSNQDENAYIPLSTMVSRLTGRDPTYGVSLSFISAEAISEQSTGAAKFQISNLLRQRHKILRSDDFAVRSQKDALTIVGTITGGLTLMLGAIGGVSLLVGGIGIMNIMLVSVSERTEEIGLRKALGARSSDVLRQFLVESLVLASLGGVIGTAAGYGAIALVAAFTPLPAAIGASTVFVTVGLSGSIGLFFGVVPARRAARLDPITALRSL; this is translated from the coding sequence ATGGCGAGCAACCTGCCAATCGCCGAAACAGTCGGGATGGCTCTCACCACGCTGAGAGCCAATCGCCTTCGGAGCCTGCTGACCATGCTTGGCATCGTGATCGGTAATGCATCCGTGATCACCCTCGTTGGAGTGGGACGAGGCGCACAAAATCTGGCTGAAAGTCAGCTCAGCACCCTTGGTGCCAATGTGCTTTTTGTCGTTCCCGGCAACAACGACACCCGCAGGCAAGGTGTGGCGTTTCCGAAAACGCTTGTTCTGGAAGATGCTGAAGCAATTGCGGAGCAGGTCCCAAGCGTGAAGCGGGTAGCACCGCAGATCAATGCCAACGAAGTGGTCCAAGCTGGAGCGAGAAGCAACACCGCCGCAATCTTCGGAGTCACGCCAGAATTTCTTCCTGTGAGAAGTTTTGAAGTATCCAGAGGACGTTTCATCACGGATCAGGACGTCCAAGCTGCACGCAGCGTCGTGGTCATTGGCCCTGATCTGCGCAACAAACTGTTCCCCAATGGCGGTTCCATTGGGCAAACCCTGCGGATCCGTGATCAGAGTTTCACGGTGATCGGCGTGATGGCACCGAAGGGTGCTGTCTTCGGCTCCAATCAGGATGAAAACGCTTACATCCCCCTCTCCACCATGGTGAGCCGGCTGACCGGTCGTGATCCCACCTATGGCGTCAGTTTGAGTTTCATCAGTGCTGAAGCTATTTCAGAGCAGAGCACTGGCGCTGCAAAGTTCCAAATCTCCAACCTTCTTCGGCAGAGGCACAAGATTCTTCGCAGCGATGACTTTGCGGTGCGATCCCAGAAGGACGCCCTGACGATTGTTGGAACCATCACCGGAGGCCTCACCCTCATGCTGGGAGCGATCGGTGGTGTCTCGCTTCTAGTGGGTGGAATCGGAATCATGAACATCATGCTGGTGTCGGTCAGTGAACGCACTGAGGAGATCGGTCTGAGAAAAGCGCTCGGAGCCAGAAGTTCCGATGTTCTGCGTCAGTTCCTTGTCGAATCTCTCGTTCTGGCAAGCCTCGGCGGTGTGATCGGCACGGCAGCCGGTTATGGAGCCATTGCATTGGTCGCTGCATTCACTCCCCTGCCGGCCGCCATCGGCGCATCCACAGTTTTTGTCACCGTTGGGTTATCGGGATCCATCGGTCTATTTTTCGGAGTTGTACCGGCCAGACGAGCAGCTCGACTTGACCCGATCACGGCGTTGCGGAGTCTTTAG
- the dxs gene encoding 1-deoxy-D-xylulose-5-phosphate synthase, producing MHLSDLAHPNELHGLSVAELQDVAEQIRQRHLEVVSNSGGHLGPGLGVVELTLALYQTLDLDKDRVVWDVGHQAYPHKLITGRYAEFDSLRQQGGVAGYLKRCESEFDHFGAGHASTSISAALGMAMARDRQGLDHKCVAVIGDGALTGGMALEAINHAGHMPHSPFLVVLNDNDMSISPPVGALSSHLNRMRLSPPMQFLSGSVEESMRHLPFMGGDLPPELNRLKESMRRLAVPKVGAVFEELGFTYMGPIDGHDMAEMIRTFQAAHRIGGPVLVHVITTKGKGYPYAEADQVGYHAQSAFDLGTGKARPSKTPKPPSYSKVFGQTLVKICEQNSKVVGITAAMATGTGLDLLQKAVPDQYVDVGIAEQHAVTLAAGMACDGLRPVVAIYSTFLQRAFDQMIHDVGIQNLPVTFVLDRAGIVGADGPTHQGQYDISYLRAIPNFTVMAPKDEAELQRMLVSSLQHPGPCAIRIPRGPGEGVPLMEEGWEPLPIGRGELLREGNDLLIVAYGAMNSKAMATAELLAVQGVESTVVNARFLRPLDDELLHPLAQRIGKVVTIEEGTLSGGFGSAVTESLSDADIKPSILRLGIPDVLVDHATPQQSFEKLGLTPAQMAETILTFVQRPKGASVTPFIQNPSVTVVES from the coding sequence ATGCACCTGAGCGACTTAGCCCATCCCAATGAGCTGCATGGACTCTCTGTTGCAGAGCTCCAAGACGTTGCCGAACAAATCAGACAACGCCATCTCGAGGTTGTGTCCAATAGCGGAGGGCATCTTGGCCCCGGCTTGGGCGTTGTTGAACTGACGCTTGCTCTTTATCAAACTCTTGATCTGGACAAGGATCGGGTGGTGTGGGATGTAGGCCATCAGGCTTACCCGCACAAGTTGATCACAGGGCGCTACGCCGAGTTCGACTCTCTCCGTCAGCAGGGGGGGGTGGCTGGATACCTCAAGCGCTGTGAAAGTGAGTTCGACCATTTCGGAGCTGGGCACGCCAGCACATCGATTTCTGCAGCTCTCGGGATGGCGATGGCCCGCGACAGGCAGGGTTTAGACCACAAGTGTGTCGCAGTGATCGGGGATGGCGCTTTGACCGGCGGAATGGCCCTCGAAGCCATCAACCATGCCGGGCATATGCCTCACAGCCCCTTCCTTGTGGTGCTCAATGACAACGACATGTCGATCTCTCCTCCGGTCGGAGCATTGTCAAGCCACCTGAATCGGATGCGACTGAGCCCGCCGATGCAGTTCCTATCCGGGAGTGTGGAAGAAAGCATGCGCCATCTTCCATTCATGGGCGGCGATTTACCTCCGGAGCTGAATCGGTTGAAAGAAAGCATGCGGCGACTGGCGGTGCCAAAGGTCGGCGCTGTTTTTGAAGAGCTGGGTTTCACCTACATGGGACCCATTGATGGCCATGACATGGCGGAAATGATCCGCACGTTCCAGGCAGCGCATCGCATCGGCGGCCCTGTTCTCGTGCATGTGATCACCACAAAAGGCAAGGGTTATCCCTATGCGGAAGCTGATCAGGTCGGCTATCACGCTCAGTCGGCATTTGACCTTGGAACCGGTAAGGCACGTCCAAGCAAAACCCCAAAACCTCCTAGCTATAGCAAGGTGTTTGGGCAGACACTTGTGAAAATCTGCGAACAGAATTCCAAGGTGGTTGGCATTACTGCAGCGATGGCAACTGGAACTGGACTGGATTTGCTGCAAAAAGCTGTGCCAGATCAATATGTTGATGTTGGTATCGCAGAACAGCATGCTGTGACGCTTGCTGCAGGTATGGCTTGTGATGGACTTCGACCGGTCGTCGCGATTTACAGCACGTTTCTGCAGAGAGCCTTCGATCAAATGATCCACGATGTGGGGATTCAGAATCTTCCTGTCACGTTTGTGCTCGATCGCGCCGGCATTGTTGGTGCCGATGGCCCGACGCATCAGGGTCAGTACGACATCAGTTACCTGCGGGCCATTCCTAACTTCACAGTGATGGCTCCCAAAGATGAAGCCGAATTGCAACGAATGCTGGTGAGCAGCCTCCAGCATCCAGGGCCCTGTGCCATTCGGATCCCTCGTGGACCGGGTGAAGGAGTACCGCTGATGGAAGAGGGCTGGGAACCACTGCCGATTGGTCGAGGCGAACTGCTTCGCGAAGGTAACGATCTTCTGATCGTGGCGTACGGAGCCATGAACTCAAAAGCGATGGCGACCGCCGAACTGCTGGCTGTTCAAGGGGTGGAGAGCACGGTTGTGAATGCGCGGTTCCTCAGGCCTCTGGATGATGAGCTGCTGCATCCACTGGCACAACGAATCGGCAAGGTTGTCACCATTGAAGAGGGGACGTTGTCAGGGGGATTCGGATCTGCTGTCACGGAGTCACTCAGTGACGCAGACATCAAGCCCTCAATCCTGCGGTTGGGAATCCCGGATGTTCTTGTTGATCATGCAACCCCTCAGCAGAGTTTCGAAAAGCTGGGTCTGACACCCGCACAGATGGCAGAAACGATCTTGACGTTTGTTCAGCGTCCAAAAGGAGCATCGGTCACTCCTTTCATCCAGAACCCGAGTGTGACCGTCGTTGAGAGCTAA
- the csaB gene encoding polysaccharide pyruvyl transferase CsaB gives MAHLSNGSRRRILICGYYGEHNLGDDALLAVLLSQIQGQWIPVITANDQKAVEALAPGSETVNRRSLKSVLTALRNVDALVLGGGSLLQDATSTRSLMYYIILIWCAKSLQKPVFLWGQGLGPLKRRISRLLVRTTLKTLSSVTWRDPGAMKQAIEWKLKVPMKMGPDPVWTHPAPTWRSGKSLVVCWRPTPLLNHKGWLKLVNALSRLSEMHDCHVIWLAFHAHQDSDLFHHLSQENIVPSNLEKRSSTVTAESIRQVQKLFSQSKMVIAMRLHALILAAVGGVPTSALSYDPKVKAAAELSSILCTELSNAISEEELIDQWSIAMQKPLDGSNINTLTNEAKVHSLILNEKLQELTI, from the coding sequence GTGGCGCACTTAAGCAATGGCAGCCGACGCAGGATCCTGATTTGTGGATACTACGGAGAACATAATCTTGGCGACGATGCGCTACTCGCCGTTCTCTTGAGTCAAATCCAGGGGCAATGGATCCCAGTGATCACGGCAAATGATCAAAAGGCAGTGGAAGCCTTGGCACCAGGCAGTGAAACTGTCAACAGGCGATCGTTGAAATCTGTGCTGACTGCATTGAGGAACGTTGATGCTCTGGTTCTGGGTGGTGGAAGCTTGCTTCAGGACGCAACAAGTACCCGAAGTTTGATGTATTACATCATCCTTATCTGGTGCGCGAAGAGTCTTCAGAAGCCTGTTTTTCTATGGGGTCAAGGCTTAGGACCGTTGAAGCGAAGGATCAGTCGGTTGCTGGTTCGAACAACGTTGAAAACGCTTAGCTCTGTTACGTGGAGAGATCCAGGCGCAATGAAGCAAGCGATTGAATGGAAGTTGAAAGTTCCAATGAAGATGGGGCCAGATCCTGTTTGGACTCACCCAGCACCGACCTGGAGATCAGGCAAGTCGCTGGTCGTATGTTGGAGACCTACTCCGCTTCTTAATCACAAGGGTTGGCTGAAGCTGGTGAATGCTCTCTCACGATTGAGTGAAATGCATGATTGTCATGTTATTTGGCTAGCCTTCCATGCACATCAAGATTCCGATTTATTCCATCATCTTTCTCAAGAAAATATTGTTCCTTCAAATCTGGAGAAGCGATCGTCAACAGTTACTGCAGAGTCAATAAGACAAGTTCAAAAACTTTTCAGTCAATCCAAAATGGTTATTGCGATGCGACTGCATGCTCTGATTTTGGCAGCAGTCGGAGGTGTACCAACAAGTGCACTGAGTTACGATCCAAAAGTGAAGGCAGCGGCAGAACTTTCAAGCATTTTGTGCACTGAGCTCAGCAATGCAATATCAGAAGAAGAATTAATTGATCAATGGTCTATAGCGATGCAAAAACCACTCGACGGTAGCAACATCAACACATTAACGAATGAAGCCAAAGTCCATTCGTTAATATTAAATGAAAAGCTACAGGAGCTGACAATTTAA
- a CDS encoding YggT family protein: protein MAIELVSTTLQVLAQTLQIYSLVLIVRVLLSWFPNIDWSNPVLSTVSSITDPYLNAFRGLIPPLGGLDLSAILAFFALSLMQQLLVSASYSFAGGFGSIG from the coding sequence ATGGCTATCGAGTTGGTGTCCACCACGCTCCAAGTGTTGGCGCAGACCCTGCAGATTTACTCGCTGGTGCTGATTGTGCGCGTGCTCCTCAGCTGGTTTCCCAATATCGATTGGAGCAATCCTGTTCTGAGCACCGTGAGCTCGATCACCGATCCTTATCTCAATGCCTTTCGCGGCTTGATCCCTCCACTGGGCGGACTCGACCTATCGGCCATTCTTGCCTTCTTCGCGCTCAGCCTGATGCAGCAACTTCTCGTTTCCGCCAGCTATTCGTTTGCTGGCGGGTTTGGCAGCATCGGCTGA